One genomic region from Homalodisca vitripennis isolate AUS2020 chromosome 6, UT_GWSS_2.1, whole genome shotgun sequence encodes:
- the LOC124365580 gene encoding cell wall protein IFF6-like, with amino-acid sequence MADSNKHWDHNSFQGQATSLVAPGTVERQSGTKPTQTMAQNPQDIVAAINTRFNFAPAMVDQRRDEYNKTVNRDITMQILTKSSLNITPTSIRSERVKRNDYPNVDMDLNLASDYDYNDYHDAEQTTTEENHITITTDDNTARPTTTEENYITITTDDNTARPTTTEEDYITNTIQDNTARPTTTEENYITITTDDNTARPTTTEENYITITTDDNTARPTTTEENYITITTDDNTARPTTTEEDYITNTIQDNTARPTTTEETYITNTIQDNTARPTTTEEDYITNTIQDNTAHNTARPTTTEEDYITNTTDDNTARPTTTEEYYITNTTDDNTARPTTTEEYYITNTTDDNTARPNTTEETYITNTTHDNTARPTTTEEYYITNTTDDNTARPNTTEEYYITNTTDDNTARPTTTEEYYITNTTDDNTARPTTTEEYYITNTTDDNTARPNTTEETYITNTTHDNTARPTTTEEYYITNTTDDNTARPNTTEEYYITNTTDDNTARPTTTEEYYITNTTDDNTARPTTTEEYYITNTTDDNTARPNTTEEHYITNTTDDNTARPTTTEEYYITNTTDDNTARPTTTEEYYITNTTDDNTARPNYN; translated from the exons ATGGCAGATTCTAATAAACACTGGGATCACAACAGTTTCCAAGGTCAGGCCACCTCATTAGTTGCCCCTGGGACTGTGGAAAGGCAAAGCGGCACAAAGCCAACACAAACCATGGCCCAGAACCCACAGGACATTGTAGCTGCAATAAACACTCGTTTCAACT TCGCACCTGCTATGGTGGATCAAAGAAGAGATGAATACAACAAGACAGTAAATCGGGATATAACGATGCAAATCTTAACCAAGTCGTCTTTAAACATCACACCAACTTCAATTAGATCCGAGCGTGTGAAGAGAAACGACTACCCTAATGTTGACATGGACCTAAATTTAGCCTCTGACTATGACTACAATGATTATCATGATGCAGAACAAACTACAACTGAAGAAAACCACATTACGATTACCACCGATGACAACACAGCACGTCCAACTACAACTGAAGAAAACTACATTACGATTACCACCGATGACAACACAGCACGTCCAACTACAACTGAAGAAGACTACATTACGAATACCATCCAAGACAACACAGCACGTCCAACTACAACTGAAGAAAACTACATTACGATTACCACCGATGACAACACAGCACGTCCAACTACAACTGAAGAAAACTACATTACGATTACCACCGATGACAACACAGCACGTCCAACTACAACTGAAGAAAACTACATTACGATTACCACCGATGACAACACAGCACGTCCAACTACAACTGAAGAAGACTACATTACGAATACCATCCAAGACAACACAGCACGTCCAACTACAACTGAAGAAACCTACATTACGAATACCATCCAAGACAACACAGCACGTCCAACTACAACTGAAGAAGACTACATTACGAATACCATCCAAGACAACACAGCAC ACAACACAGCACGTCCAACTACAACTGAAGAAGACTACATTACGAATACCACCGATGACAACACAGCACGTCCAACTACAACTGAAGAATACTACATTACGAATACCACCGATGACAACACAGCACGTCCAACTACAACTGAAGAATACTACATTACGAATACCACCGATGACAACACAGCACGTCCAAATACAACTGAAGAAACCTACATTACGAATACCACCCATGACAACACAGCACGTCCAACTACAACTGAAGAATACTACATTACGAATACCACCGATGACAACACAGCACGTCCAAATACAACTGAAGAATACTACATTACGAATACCACCGATGACAACACAGCACGTCCAACTACAACTGAAGAATACTACATTACGAATACCACCGATGACAACACAGCACGTCCAACTACAACTGAAGAATACTACATTACGAATACCACCGATGACAACACAGCACGTCCAAATACAACTGAAGAAACCTACATTACGAATACCACCCATGACAACACAGCACGTCCAACTACAACTGAAGAATACTACATTACGAATACCACCGATGACAACACAGCACGTCCAAATACAACTGAAGAATACTACATTACGAATACCACCGATGACAACACAGCACGTCCAACTACAACTGAAGAATACTACATTACGAATACCACCGATGACAACACAGCACGTCCAACTACAACTGAAGAATACTACATTACGAATACCACCGATGACAACACAGCACGTCCAAATACAACTGAAGAACACTACATTACGAATACCACCGATGACAACACAGCACGTCCAACTACAACTGAAGAATACTACATTACGAATACCACCGATGACAACACAGCACGTCCAACTACAACTGAAGAATACTACATTACGAATACCACCGATGACAACACAGCACGTCCAAACTACAACTGA
- the LOC124365581 gene encoding hyphally regulated cell wall protein 3-like — protein MTTQHVQLQLKKTTLRIPPMTTQHVQLQLKNTTLRIPSKTTQHVQLQLKKPTLRIPSKTTQHVQLQLKKTTLRIPSKTTQHVQLQLKKPTLRIPSKTTQHVQLQLKKTTLRIPSKTTQHVQLQLKKPTLRIPSKTTQHVQLQLKKTILRIPSKTTQHVQLQLKKTTLRIPPMTTQHVQLQLKNTTLRIPPMTTQHVQLQLKNTTLRIPPMTTQHVQLQLKKPTLRIPPNDNTARPTTTEEYYITNTTDDNTARPNTTEEYYITNTTDDNTARPTTTEEYYITNTTDDNTARPTTTEEYYITNTTDDNTARPNTTEETYITNTTHDNTARPTTTEEYYITNTTDDNTARPNTTEEYYITNTTDDNTARPTTTEEYYITNTTDDNTARPTTTEEYYITNTTDDNTARPNTTEEHYITNTTDDNTARPTTTEEYYITNTTDDNTARPTTTEEYYITNTTDDNTARPNTTEEYYITNTTDDNTARPTTTEEDYITNTTDDNTARPTTTEEYYITNTIQDNTARPTTTEENYITNTTDDNTARPTTTEEYYITNTTDDNTARPTTTEETYITNTIHDNTARPTTTEEYYITNTTDDNTARPNTTEEYYITNTTDDNTARPTTTEEYYITNTTDDNTARPTTTEEYYITNTTDDNTARPNTTEEHYITNTTDDNTARPTTTEEYYITNTTDDNTARPTTTEEYYITNTTDDNTARPTTTEEYYITNTTDDNTARPTTTEEDYITNTTDDNTARPTTTEEYYITNTIQDNTARPTTTEETYITNTIQDNTARPTTTEEDYITNTIQDNTARPTTTEETYITNTIQDNTARPTTTEEDYITNTIQDNTARPTTTEETYITNTIQDNTARPTTTEENYITNTIQDNTARPTTTEEDYITNTTDDNTARPTTTEEYYITNTTDDNTARPTTTEEYYITNTTDDNTARPNTTEETYITNTTHDNTARPTTTEEYYITNTTDDNTARPNTTEEYYITNTTDDNTARPTTTEEYYITNTTDDNTARPTTTEEYYITNTTDDNTARPNTTEETYITNTTHDNTARPTTTEEYYITNTTDDNTARPNTTEEYYITRYHR, from the coding sequence ATGACAACACAGCACGTCCAACTACAACTGAAGAAGACTACATTACGAATACCACCGATGACAACACAGCACGTCCAACTACAACTGAAGAATACTACATTACGAATACCATCCAAGACAACACAGCACGTCCAACTACAACTGAAGAAACCTACATTACGAATACCATCCAAGACAACACAGCACGTCCAACTACAACTGAAGAAGACTACATTACGAATACCATCCAAGACAACACAGCACGTCCAACTACAACTGAAGAAACCTACATTACGAATACCATCCAAGACAACACAGCACGTCCAACTACAACTGAAGAAGACTACATTACGAATACCATCCAAGACAACACAGCACGTCCAACTACAACTGAAGAAACCTACATTACGAATACCATCCAAGACAACACAGCACGTCCAACTACAACTGAAGAAAACTATATTACGAATACCATCCAAGACAACACAGCACGTCCAACTACAACTGAAGAAGACTACATTACGAATACCACCGATGACAACACAGCACGTCCAACTACAACTGAAGAATACTACATTACGAATACCACCGATGACAACACAGCACGTCCAACTACAACTGAAGAATACTACATTACGAATACCACCGATGACAACACAGCACGTCCAACTACAACTGAAGAAACCTACATTACGAATACCACCCAATGACAACACAGCACGTCCAACTACAACTGAAGAATACTACATTACGAATACCACCGATGACAACACAGCACGTCCAAATACAACTGAAGAATACTACATTACGAATACCACCGATGACAACACAGCACGTCCAACTACAACTGAAGAATACTACATTACGAATACCACCGATGACAACACAGCACGTCCAACTACAACTGAAGAATACTACATTACGAATACCACCGATGACAACACAGCACGTCCAAATACAACTGAAGAAACCTACATTACGAATACCACCCATGACAACACAGCACGTCCAACTACAACTGAAGAATACTACATTACGAATACCACCGATGACAACACAGCACGTCCAAATACAACTGAAGAATACTACATTACGAATACCACCGATGACAACACAGCACGTCCAACTACAACTGAAGAATACTACATTACGAATACCACCGATGACAACACAGCACGTCCAACTACAACTGAAGAATACTACATTACGAATACCACCGATGACAACACAGCACGTCCAAATACAACTGAAGAACACTACATTACGAATACCACCGATGACAACACAGCACGTCCAACTACAACTGAAGAATACTACATTACGAATACCACCGATGACAACACAGCACGTCCAACTACAACTGAAGAATACTACATTACGAATACCACCGATGACAACACAGCACGTCCAAATACAACTGAAGAATACTACATTACGAATACCACCGATGACAACACAGCACGTCCAACTACAACTGAAGAAGACTACATTACGAATACCACCGATGACAACACAGCACGTCCAACTACAACTGAAGAATACTACATTACGAATACCATCCAAGACAACACAGCACGTCCAACTACAACTGAAGAAAACTACATTACGAATACCACCGATGACAACACAGCACGTCCAACTACAACTGAAGAATACTACATTACGAATACCACCGATGACAACACAGCACGTCCAACTACAACTGAAGAAACCTACATTACGAATACCATCCATGACAACACAGCACGTCCAACTACAACTGAAGAATACTACATTACGAATACCACCGATGACAACACAGCACGTCCAAATACAACTGAAGAATACTACATTACGAATACCACCGATGACAACACAGCACGTCCAACTACAACTGAAGAATACTACATTACGAATACCACCGATGACAACACAGCACGTCCAACTACAACTGAAGAATACTACATTACGAATACCACCGATGACAACACAGCACGTCCAAATACAACTGAAGAACACTACATTACGAATACCACCGATGACAACACAGCACGTCCAACTACAACTGAAGAATACTACATTACGAATACCACCGATGACAACACAGCACGTCCAACTACAACTGAAGAATACTACATTACGAATACCACCGATGACAACACAGCACGTCCAACTACAACTGAAGAATACTACATTACGAATACCACCGATGACAACACAGCACGTCCAACTACAACTGAAGAAGACTACATTACGAATACCACCGATGACAACACAGCACGTCCAACTACAACTGAAGAATACTACATTACGAATACCATCCAAGACAACACAGCACGTCCAACTACAACTGAAGAAACCTACATTACGAATACCATCCAAGACAACACAGCACGTCCAACTACAACTGAAGAAGACTACATTACGAATACCATCCAAGACAACACAGCACGTCCAACTACAACTGAAGAAACCTACATTACGAATACCATCCAAGACAACACAGCACGTCCAACTACAACTGAAGAAGACTACATTACGAATACCATCCAAGACAACACAGCACGTCCAACTACAACTGAAGAAACCTACATTACGAATACCATCCAAGACAACACAGCACGTCCAACTACAACTGAAGAAAACTATATTACGAATACCATCCAAGACAACACAGCACGTCCAACTACAACTGAAGAAGACTACATTACGAATACCACCGATGACAACACAGCACGTCCAACTACAACTGAAGAATACTACATTACGAATACCACCGATGACAACACAGCACGTCCAACTACAACTGAAGAATACTACATTACGAATACCACCGATGACAACACAGCACGTCCAAATACAACTGAAGAAACCTACATTACGAATACCACCCATGACAACACAGCACGTCCAACTACAACTGAAGAATACTACATTACGAATACCACCGATGACAACACAGCACGTCCAAATACAACTGAAGAATACTACATTACGAATACCACCGATGACAACACAGCACGTCCAACTACAACTGAAGAATACTACATTACGAATACCACCGATGACAACACAGCACGTCCAACTACAACTGAAGAATACTACATTACGAATACCACCGATGACAACACAGCACGTCCAAATACAACTGAAGAAACCTACATTACGAATACCACCCATGACAACACAGCACGTCCAACTACAACTGAAGAATACTACATTACGAATACCACCGATGACAACACAGCACGTCCAAATACAACTGAAGAATACTACATTACGAGATACCACCGATGA